The genomic segment CCTCGCCCGGCCCCTGACGTCCTTCCTCATCCAGGACATCCTGCGGGACGGCGGCGAGCGGCGGGAgcccggcggcagccggggcggcggggggccggcggggggtcCCGAGCGTcgcccggcccccggcggggACCCTCGTCCCCGGGCGGCATCGCCGCCCCGCACAGGTAAGGGAttcccgcggcgccggggggaaTCGGCTCCCCGTCCATCCGGGAGGCCCCACCCGGGACACCCACTTCGGAGCTACAGCTTAAGGCTCGAAAGGTGCTTTTGGGGGGGCCAGGGCTCCCCCGGGCCCGCGGGAGTGGCGCTTTGCAGAGAAGCGTCCGGCGTCGCGAGCTCCGCAGCAAAACCCGCCGGCTGCCCATGCCCTGACGCTCCCGCCGGCGCTGCAAAACGCCCCTTGCCGcggctttttttcctaaatatataCTGAAAGGAATTAGGAATCGGCGACgttaggaagaaaaagggaacTTAGACAGCTTGCATGCCGTGCAATAGTGCTGCAGGGCAATATGGCTATGTTGCACGCTTGCAAGGGGGAAAAAGGGGTTTTGGGGAGGCTGCGGAGGGTCACTCTCGGCTGTTTGCCCGCAGAGGCCACGGCGGAGCCCTGCGCGTCCGACCGCGGGAGGCCGCCGCCagcccctcgccgcccgcccaaGCGCGCGCGGGCCGCCTTCTCGCCCAGCCAGGTGCTGGAGCTGGAGCGGCACTTCGGGCGCCAGCGGTACCTCTCGGCCCCGGAGCGGGCGCGCCTGGCCCGGCGCCTGCAGCTCACCGAGACCCAGGTGaagatctggttccagaaccgcCGCTACAAGACCAAGAGGAAGGAGCTGGCGGCCGAGCTGCGCGCCCTGGCCCCGGGcacctgcccgcccgcccgccccggcctccccgccgccggcctccgCGGCCCCGGCCTCTGCTGCCTGGGCGCCTGGAGCCCCAACGCCTGGTAaccgcccccgcctcccccccccccagggatgtacatatatattttttactctaTGTTGCTCTTTCTCATACTAATTTGCGGGCGGAGAAGCGCTTGCCACCTGCTCTGCAGCGGCGACGGGCACCGAGGTGCCGCGCGGGACTCTCGCCACTAACGGTCccggctttaaaaaaaaagcacaaaaaaggcGTGAAAAAACGcaaacgaacaaaaaaacccattgCATTTCTCCCGCGAAAGCTGTTCGACGGCACCGTGGCCCCGCCGGCGCCTCCCCAGCCCCGCAGAGCCGCTGCAGCGGGACAACAGCACGGGACAATAGTGCGATGACAACAGCACGGGACAATAGCGCGGGGACAGACGAGCTTTGCATATCCGGGTGCCGGAGCACTCGCGGGCGagcggctgcagagcagcagcgaCGGCTCTGGAAGCAGCATCCTTGCTGCCGGCACAGCGCTCGGCCCCCGGGCCGGATCCGACGGCTCTGGTTGCCCCGAAAAGCCGGCGGAGAAGCGTAGCAGTAAGCGACGTTCCCGAAGCGAAGAGCGGGGAGGCAGCCGGCTGCTGCTTCCCACTCAGGCGAGACGGGCTCACCGCTCGCACAGCTCCGCCAGAGCCGGTTTAAGCTCTGGAGACGGAGGGACGCGGCAGTTTCTCCCGTGACCTTGCCGCGGctgctttttaattttccctttttccatTCGTGGCTCACAACCGAGAAAATGCCCCTCTGGCTGCTTCGGCACCGAAGCGCTCGCAGCTCGTTCTGCTGGTGCAAAGTCAGGCCGGTGCCAATAGTTGCTATTTTTGTACATATTTTTGGATACTGTTTTATCCGGCGTGCGCTGTCCTTTGCAATAAAGAGCACGGGGGCTTTGGTAAAAACGCGCTGCCTCCGTGGAGTCTTTGCGCCCGGTTGGGGTTTCCCTTCGCTCTTTGGCCGCGAAACGGCGGCCGGTGCCGCgctcgggcggggggggggctttgTGCCCAGCAACCGGGGCCGCGGTGGGAAAGCGCCGTGGCCGCAGCAGCAGCCCGGCCAGGCCGCGGGATGCAGGATGCCGCCGAgcctcccgcagcccccgagcgTTCCCGCTGCTCCCGAGGGATCTGCGACCCCGTAGTTTAGCCGCCGGGTTTTTGCAGCCTCGTGCGGACCCGCTCGAAGCTGTTCGCCACCCAAAGCCCGACGCGAGCGGCGGCCAGAGCCATCGCCGAGACGAAAAACGCACAAAACTGGCCCGATTTAATGCACCCCAGGGCaggcgcgggcggctccggccACGGCCTCGGGAGAGGGGCCGGAGCtgccggagggagggagggatgcgaCCGACCTTGAGCCTCTCCCGCCGCAACCCCCGCTCCGGCGAGGCTCCGGGTGCCGAGCGAGCCGAGTTACCGCTTCCAGCCGCAGCATTTTTTAACTCCGTATTTAAGTAggttttttaattgttattattattttaaaagaaccagCAAAGCGACCGCCGTGGGCATCGCAACGGCGAGGCCGGCGTGGGGGGACGTCCCGCTGCACGGGGGCAGCTGGCCCCCGCTCTGCGCCTTCCCCCGGGTCCAGGGTGGTTTTTCTCCCACCTCCGCCCCGGCACAAAGCACCAGCACAAAAAAGGGCCGTAACGTCTCGATAATGACCAACTAACGCCGGGGCGTTGGTGGGCACcgccggggcgggctgccccgATCAGCCCCACGGGGAAAAtcccccccggcgccggggcgTTGGACCCAGCCCCAGCGAGGCCGAGCGCGTGTTGGCGCGGCTGGGAACAGAGCGCATCTCCGAGCGCCCGCGTACAGCCGGTCTTGTTCCCTTTGTGGGCGCTGGCGGCAGCGTGAGACGACAGGGCAGGCGGGGCCGGAAAACCCGCCGCTCCGCGCGCTGCATCTTCGCATCCAAGGTAAACAGGCGGCTTAGCGGGATCGCACGGGGAAAAGGTGAGATATTTGCCTTTATGTGCGTTACCctttaaagcagaaataatatttgaagagaaacaaaaggatCGGGCAAACGAGGCACTAATCGTACGCGGCGAACAAATAGAGCCCAGATCCTGGATTAAATCAAACGGCTCGCGAAACGCCAGCCCGAGCGCCGGGGCTCGGGCGTCCCCCGGCCGCAGCGAGTGCCCGGGTCCCGGGGCGGCACGtagcccccgccgcggcggttTCGGTGCCGATTGCAGCCCGATCGGGAAGACGCCGGCGGGGAAGCGAAGAGGCAGCCGGCATCGATCCGGGGGGACCCCCCGGCTCGGGTCCGTCCCGCGCGGAgcgacccccccccagccccgctgc from the Dromaius novaehollandiae isolate bDroNov1 chromosome 26, bDroNov1.hap1, whole genome shotgun sequence genome contains:
- the NKX3-1 gene encoding homeobox protein Nkx-3.1 yields the protein MSAGVLPPGRPGAPGSTAATGGQRHRQGTPGLARPLTSFLIQDILRDGGERREPGGSRGGGGPAGGPERRPAPGGDPRPRAASPPRTEATAEPCASDRGRPPPAPRRPPKRARAAFSPSQVLELERHFGRQRYLSAPERARLARRLQLTETQVKIWFQNRRYKTKRKELAAELRALAPGTCPPARPGLPAAGLRGPGLCCLGAWSPNAW